One Streptomyces sp. ML-6 genomic region harbors:
- a CDS encoding ATP-binding protein — protein sequence MEAPATPQPPVTVRVFVQRFSSTPRGARLARHLALHVLHDWGIPYGSDASETAELIVAELVTNAATHGLVPGRDFELRLGHSPGVGGARGVLRIEVSDTRGERRPPGPGELVVPPPGSDGGRGLVLVDALADRWAVLDRNPPGKTVRAELDVSY from the coding sequence ATGGAAGCACCCGCTACCCCTCAACCGCCGGTCACCGTACGTGTGTTCGTGCAGCGCTTCAGCTCCACACCGCGCGGCGCCAGGCTCGCCCGCCATCTCGCCCTGCACGTGCTGCACGACTGGGGCATCCCGTACGGCAGTGACGCTTCGGAGACGGCGGAGCTGATTGTCGCCGAGCTGGTCACCAACGCGGCGACGCACGGCCTGGTGCCGGGGCGGGACTTCGAGCTGCGGCTCGGCCACTCGCCGGGCGTCGGAGGCGCCCGGGGCGTACTGCGGATCGAGGTCAGCGACACCCGGGGCGAGCGGCGGCCCCCGGGTCCGGGAGAGCTGGTGGTGCCGCCGCCCGGCTCGGACGGTGGGCGCGGACTCGTCCTGGTCGACGCGCTGGCCGACCGATGGGCGGTGCTGGACCGGAATCCCCCGGGCAAGACGGTCCGGGCCGAGTTGGACGTGTCGTACTGA
- the zapE gene encoding cell division protein ZapE: MSSSTAPSGQSPIAETAPLSLCAREPHVPAERLVAEMVPPPRFDSVRFDTYVPDPHQRSQMEAVKVLGDFAAGLGGAHASGSGRRKWFGRKPSAPSAPLGVYLDGGYGVGKTHLLASLWHATPAEPSLKAFGTFVELTNLVGALGFQQTVKTLSGHRLLCIDEFELDDPGDTVLVSSLLSRLVEAGVALAATSNTLPGKLGEGRFAAADFLREIQGLSSHFRPLRIDGEDYRHRGLPEAPPPYSDEQVTRAAYATEGASLDDFSSLLDHLARVHPSRYGALTDGLRAVCLTEVRPVPDQSTALRLVVLADRLYDREVPVLASGLPFDRLFSEEMLNGGYRKKYFRAISRLTALARDAKGLVAK; encoded by the coding sequence GTGTCGTCCTCCACAGCCCCCTCGGGGCAGAGCCCCATAGCCGAAACGGCTCCCCTGTCCCTGTGCGCACGCGAGCCCCACGTACCGGCCGAGCGGCTGGTCGCCGAGATGGTGCCGCCGCCGCGCTTCGACTCCGTACGCTTCGATACCTATGTGCCGGACCCCCATCAGCGCAGCCAGATGGAGGCGGTCAAGGTCCTGGGCGACTTCGCGGCCGGGCTCGGCGGGGCGCACGCCAGCGGTTCGGGCAGGCGCAAGTGGTTCGGAAGGAAGCCGTCGGCGCCCTCGGCCCCGCTGGGGGTCTACCTGGACGGCGGTTACGGGGTCGGCAAGACCCACCTGCTGGCTTCCCTCTGGCACGCCACGCCCGCCGAGCCCTCGCTGAAGGCGTTCGGCACCTTCGTCGAGCTGACGAACCTGGTGGGCGCGCTGGGCTTCCAGCAGACCGTGAAGACGCTGAGCGGGCACCGGCTCCTGTGCATCGACGAGTTCGAACTGGACGACCCGGGCGACACCGTGCTGGTGTCGTCGCTGCTCAGCAGGCTGGTGGAGGCGGGGGTCGCGCTCGCCGCCACCTCCAACACGCTGCCCGGCAAGCTCGGCGAGGGCCGGTTCGCCGCCGCCGACTTCCTGCGGGAGATCCAGGGGCTGTCCTCGCACTTCCGCCCACTGCGGATCGACGGCGAGGACTACCGCCACCGGGGGCTGCCCGAGGCGCCTCCCCCGTACTCCGACGAGCAGGTCACCCGGGCCGCGTACGCCACCGAGGGGGCCAGCCTGGACGACTTCTCCTCGCTGCTCGACCATCTGGCCCGCGTCCATCCGAGCCGTTACGGCGCGCTGACGGACGGCCTGCGGGCGGTCTGCCTCACCGAGGTCCGGCCGGTGCCCGACCAGTCGACCGCGCTGCGGCTCGTCGTCCTCGCGGACCGGCTGTACGACCGGGAGGTCCCGGTGCTCGCCTCGGGGCTGCCGTTCGACCGGCTGTTCAGTGAGGAGATGCTGAACGGCGGGTACCGGAAGAAGTACTTCCGGGCGATCTCACGGCTGACCGCGCTGGCGCGCGACGCGAAGGGACTGGTGGCGAAGTAG
- a CDS encoding OsmC family protein: MATTRQAHTVWDGNLIEGKGVVTFDSSGIGDFDVSWPSRAEKANGKTSPEELIAAAHSSCFSMALAHGLASAGTPSTQLTTTADVTFQPGTGITGIHLTVQGTVPGLDEAGFVAAAENAKTNCPVSQALTGTTITLSASLV, from the coding sequence ATGGCAACCACGCGTCAGGCGCACACGGTCTGGGACGGCAACCTGATCGAGGGCAAGGGGGTCGTCACCTTCGACTCCTCCGGCATCGGCGATTTCGACGTCTCCTGGCCGTCGCGCGCCGAGAAGGCGAACGGCAAGACCTCTCCCGAGGAGCTCATCGCGGCGGCCCACTCCAGCTGCTTCTCGATGGCGCTGGCGCACGGTCTGGCCTCGGCGGGCACCCCGTCGACCCAGCTGACCACCACGGCCGACGTCACCTTCCAGCCCGGCACCGGCATCACCGGCATCCACCTCACCGTCCAGGGCACGGTCCCCGGGCTCGACGAGGCGGGCTTCGTCGCCGCCGCCGAGAACGCCAAGACGAACTGCCCGGTCAGCCAGGCACTGACCGGGACGACGATCACCCTCTCCGCCTCGCTGGTCTGA
- a CDS encoding FG-GAP-like repeat-containing protein gives MPIRPPRRVQATALLAATAAVGALTIVTPAQAVVGDTVADNIYTFAAKIDVGGERACTGSLVDAQWVLTASSCFAAAGQPAFPVPAGAPAEKTMATIGRTDLTGTAGKVVEITELVSRTDRDLVMAKLAEPVTDIAPVVLATNGPVAGETLQAVGYGRTANSWVPDRLHAGAFAVTQTDATTVAVTRDGGSICKGDAGGPALREKDGRAELVAVHSMSWQAGCLGSNETRNGAVETRLDDLGEWIQQIRALPQESQVTSGDFNADGKEDVAAFYDNGTSPEGKNRSSLFAFYSTGTGFGAPKKVWSTPGGFTYAFSKLASGDFNGDGKDDIAVLYDGGTSDTGRVSSLYTFTSTGTGFSSPRKTWTSSGSFNWDASKVTSGDYNGDGKDDIAVLYNTGKSADDKFITSLYTFNGNSTGFDDPRKTWTSSGSFNWDASKVTSGDYNGDGKDDIAVLYNTGKSADDKFITSLYTFASNGTGFNSPNKTWTSSGSFNWNASKATSGDYSGDGKDDIAILYNRGTAADGKAATSLFTLTSNGTDLAAPREVWASTGAFNWNNSGLTSGDYDKDGKDDIGVLYRAGTTADGRRIDSLFTFTSTGTDIKAPAKHWTGSVI, from the coding sequence GTGCCCATCAGACCACCCCGTCGTGTGCAGGCCACCGCACTACTGGCCGCAACTGCCGCGGTCGGTGCGTTGACCATCGTTACGCCGGCGCAGGCCGTCGTCGGTGACACCGTCGCTGACAACATCTATACGTTCGCCGCGAAAATCGATGTCGGCGGTGAGCGTGCCTGCACCGGCTCCCTTGTCGACGCCCAGTGGGTCCTCACCGCCAGCAGTTGCTTCGCCGCCGCCGGACAGCCGGCCTTCCCTGTACCCGCCGGCGCACCGGCCGAGAAGACCATGGCGACCATTGGCCGCACCGACCTGACGGGCACAGCCGGCAAGGTCGTCGAGATCACCGAGCTGGTGTCCCGGACGGACCGCGATCTGGTGATGGCCAAGCTCGCCGAACCTGTCACCGACATCGCCCCCGTGGTACTGGCCACCAACGGGCCGGTGGCAGGTGAGACATTGCAGGCCGTGGGTTACGGTCGCACCGCGAACTCCTGGGTTCCCGACCGCCTGCATGCCGGGGCCTTCGCCGTGACCCAGACCGACGCCACCACCGTCGCCGTCACCAGGGACGGCGGCAGCATCTGCAAGGGTGACGCAGGCGGTCCCGCGCTGCGAGAGAAGGACGGCAGGGCCGAGCTCGTCGCCGTCCACAGCATGTCCTGGCAGGCCGGCTGCCTGGGATCGAACGAAACCCGCAATGGCGCCGTGGAGACCCGCCTGGACGACCTCGGCGAATGGATCCAGCAGATCCGCGCCTTGCCTCAGGAGAGCCAGGTCACTTCCGGGGACTTCAACGCCGACGGCAAGGAGGACGTAGCCGCCTTCTACGACAACGGCACGTCGCCTGAGGGCAAGAACAGGTCATCGCTCTTCGCCTTCTACAGCACAGGCACCGGCTTCGGCGCACCCAAGAAGGTCTGGAGCACTCCCGGCGGCTTCACCTACGCCTTCAGCAAGCTGGCTTCGGGCGATTTCAACGGAGACGGCAAGGACGACATCGCCGTCCTCTACGACGGAGGTACCTCGGACACCGGCCGGGTGTCCTCGCTCTACACCTTCACCAGCACCGGCACCGGATTCAGCAGCCCGCGCAAGACGTGGACCAGCTCGGGCTCGTTCAACTGGGACGCCTCGAAGGTCACCTCCGGCGACTACAACGGAGACGGCAAGGACGACATCGCCGTCCTCTACAACACCGGGAAGTCGGCCGACGACAAGTTCATCACCTCGCTCTACACCTTCAACGGCAACAGCACAGGCTTCGACGACCCGCGCAAGACGTGGACCAGCTCGGGCTCGTTCAACTGGGATGCCTCGAAGGTCACCTCCGGCGACTACAACGGAGACGGCAAGGACGACATCGCCGTCCTCTACAACACCGGGAAGTCGGCCGACGACAAGTTCATCACGTCGCTCTACACCTTCGCGAGCAACGGCACCGGCTTCAACTCGCCCAACAAGACCTGGACCAGCAGCGGGTCCTTCAACTGGAACGCGTCGAAGGCGACCTCCGGCGACTACAGCGGGGACGGCAAGGACGACATCGCCATCCTCTACAACCGAGGCACGGCAGCTGACGGCAAAGCCGCCACGTCACTCTTCACCCTCACCAGCAACGGCACCGACCTCGCCGCCCCCCGCGAAGTCTGGGCCAGCACCGGCGCGTTCAACTGGAACAACAGCGGACTGACATCCGGCGACTACGACAAGGACGGCAAGGACGACATCGGCGTCCTCTACCGCGCCGGAACCACTGCCGACGGCCGCCGGATCGACTCCCTGTTCACCTTCACCAGTACCGGCACCGACATCAAGGCACCGGCCAAGCACTGGACCGGCAGCGTCATCTAA
- a CDS encoding pyrimidine reductase family protein yields the protein MRRLFPVTDLTPADDEGEWSLDALADAYAYPEQDGPWLRANMVSTLDGAAQHDGRSQPISCENDMRIFGTLRALADVIVVGAETVRMEGYRPARAREAFAARRAAAGQAPAPAIAVVSGSLDLDFSLPLFTAPLVPTLVLTGAGAPPGRITEACAVGAQVVIAGEGSRVDPPRAVRELAARGFRRLLTEGGPRLLGQFVAAGVLDEICLTLSPMLTAGDAQRIAGGPSVAVPERFVLASLLEEAGFLFTRYRQG from the coding sequence ATGCGACGCCTCTTCCCTGTGACCGACCTGACACCGGCCGACGACGAGGGGGAGTGGTCCCTGGACGCCCTGGCCGACGCCTACGCCTACCCCGAACAGGACGGCCCCTGGCTCCGCGCCAACATGGTCTCGACCCTCGACGGGGCCGCCCAGCACGACGGCCGTTCGCAGCCGATCTCCTGCGAGAACGACATGCGGATCTTCGGCACCCTGCGCGCACTGGCCGATGTGATCGTGGTGGGGGCGGAGACGGTGCGGATGGAGGGCTACCGGCCCGCCCGGGCGCGTGAGGCGTTCGCCGCCCGCCGGGCCGCGGCCGGGCAGGCGCCCGCACCGGCGATCGCCGTGGTGAGCGGCAGCCTGGATCTCGACTTCTCGCTCCCGCTGTTCACCGCACCGCTCGTGCCGACCCTCGTGCTGACCGGCGCCGGGGCCCCGCCCGGCCGGATCACGGAGGCGTGCGCGGTCGGCGCCCAGGTGGTGATCGCGGGGGAGGGGTCCCGGGTGGACCCGCCCAGGGCCGTGCGGGAACTGGCGGCCCGCGGGTTCCGGCGACTGCTGACCGAGGGCGGTCCGAGGCTGCTGGGCCAGTTCGTGGCGGCCGGGGTGCTGGACGAGATCTGCCTGACCCTCTCGCCGATGCTGACCGCCGGGGACGCCCAGCGGATCGCCGGGGGCCCCTCGGTGGCCGTGCCGGAACGATTCGTCCTGGCTTCCCTGCTGGAGGAGGCAGGGTTTCTCTTCACTCGGTACCGTCAGGGCTGA
- a CDS encoding helix-turn-helix transcriptional regulator: MTDGVGTTGGAVRSGGEPEPTESLRTFGEIVKVFRKRALLTQEQFAPLVQYSVPTVASIEQGRRFPPLPFVERSETVLDAFGAIRAAAKHLSRRPGIASWFQQWAKLETEAISLFTYECRLVPGLLQSEAYARTLFLNQLPMLEDEQIEKQLTARMDRQQLLRERTHTNYSFILEEHLFLRRTGGTRITREAIDRVLELAELRNVELQIMPQVRENHAGLDGPIQLLETPEHKWLGYSEGQKSGQLQVDPAVVSVLQMRYARMRSQAHTPEDSVGLLQRMRGAL, encoded by the coding sequence ATGACGGACGGCGTGGGCACGACGGGCGGGGCGGTGAGGTCGGGCGGGGAGCCCGAACCCACGGAGAGCCTGAGGACGTTCGGGGAGATCGTCAAGGTCTTCCGCAAACGGGCGCTGCTGACGCAGGAGCAGTTCGCGCCGCTGGTGCAGTACTCGGTGCCGACCGTCGCCTCGATCGAACAGGGCCGCAGGTTCCCGCCGTTGCCCTTCGTCGAGCGCTCCGAGACCGTGCTGGACGCGTTCGGGGCCATCAGGGCGGCGGCGAAGCACCTGTCCCGGCGGCCGGGCATCGCGAGCTGGTTCCAGCAGTGGGCGAAGCTGGAAACCGAGGCGATCAGCCTGTTCACGTACGAGTGCCGGTTGGTCCCGGGGCTGTTGCAGTCGGAGGCGTACGCGCGGACGCTGTTCCTCAACCAGCTCCCGATGCTCGAGGACGAGCAGATCGAGAAGCAGCTCACGGCCCGGATGGACCGCCAGCAACTGCTGCGGGAGCGGACCCACACCAACTACAGCTTCATCCTCGAAGAACATCTCTTTCTGCGGCGCACCGGCGGCACCCGGATCACCCGGGAGGCCATCGACCGCGTTCTCGAACTCGCCGAGCTCCGCAACGTCGAGCTTCAAATCATGCCGCAGGTCCGCGAGAACCACGCCGGGCTGGACGGCCCGATCCAGTTGTTGGAGACACCGGAGCACAAATGGCTCGGCTACAGCGAGGGGCAGAAGTCCGGCCAGCTCCAAGTCGACCCGGCTGTGGTCAGTGTGCTCCAGATGCGGTATGCCAGGATGCGTTCGCAGGCTCACACCCCCGAGGACTCCGTGGGCCTGTTGCAGCGGATGCGAGGAGCGCTATGA
- a CDS encoding indole-3-glycerol phosphate synthase — protein sequence MIEKPLTSEDVDFVTTLHGEERTSFVVLMQPRGDQADVLLRAIDDLAMGELKEAIREAGEPEGKNARQSAELALEVSLEALRQAGSEAVGQVIEDHPLDKLKSVVDEAGADEVIVLTAPHYVEEFFHRDWASRARHKVGVPVLKLFAHSE from the coding sequence ATGATCGAGAAGCCCCTCACTTCCGAGGACGTCGATTTCGTCACCACCCTGCACGGCGAGGAGCGGACCTCCTTCGTCGTGCTCATGCAGCCCCGCGGTGACCAGGCCGATGTGCTGCTGCGGGCGATCGACGACCTGGCGATGGGCGAACTGAAGGAAGCCATCCGCGAGGCCGGGGAGCCCGAGGGCAAGAACGCCAGACAGTCCGCCGAACTCGCGCTCGAGGTGTCGCTGGAGGCGTTGCGCCAGGCAGGTTCCGAAGCGGTGGGACAGGTGATCGAGGACCACCCCCTGGACAAGTTGAAGTCCGTGGTCGACGAGGCGGGGGCGGACGAGGTCATCGTGCTGACCGCACCGCACTACGTGGAGGAGTTCTTCCACCGGGACTGGGCGTCCCGGGCCCGTCACAAGGTCGGCGTACCGGTGCTCAAACTCTTCGCGCACAGCGAATAG
- a CDS encoding GTPase-associated protein 1-related protein yields the protein MSFAQLHYTSAAATSADDDGGGSGARFTAVSAGLPTQVLAEAEQLLRYEPPADAPHRPTPDQLRSLPEAFSFGDLPDGGHLLSRAVAFAGHGALGFHAHAVHLPAGARLPGGVLPITAWRSPSWASTPPEGGTPDRISALPASAASGPEALNDFAVSRSPWLAAVFADLRRVCEDPAAGRLVLVERHSADVARWIALASAVLPPDDAHRLTFTTYTRRPARSPYRIVGVLPQDAPPADGPDALRVHDCTGARPGEPVDDAWAETCARIWRNRSPELFRAAAELPGGPFAAGPLAVTALCADVPLGPGERAAAAEWAAERPYALDEEHTHRLTDALSDPDIDRTPRELAAVARLLTALDGRAPAAVTGSLGALLVTEAVYGGDVLVTPPGRSVFAGPGGERVAAALVGAVGGDLRTELATGGPAAVPDAAPGRSVGRTVQLLRIARLLDVDCADLLPAVVGRMARSLLEEGAGDFGPVLLDLLDEQFDVRTALLGELDRLAPYDPSGTERLLSGVALPFTGAQALPHLRMCAAAPDAKAGGGDDRVGALHAVLRAGGMSPFTEPLVLRTAMGLVWGDGTPTAGEARQLLAASTSDAHRAAGTWSVLVAAALGAPGDDVEAAELAHDLLRGFPGEIDARGRGALLLLEFARELRSGAAEPDWAQRARRLCAAAEPVEPGVREQALGALAQRLLSPDRPEAELYAFVHSDDADLLAAYGRAARQDAVLARLRSEPAYVADCFAVWSAHPHAGPAWGEVRTALLEEVLRPVVRALPADGAAAAEEAAGRIGSSRTAEAFRAWSRPGGFGRRLGSRLTARVRRS from the coding sequence ATGAGTTTCGCGCAGTTGCACTACACCTCTGCCGCTGCCACCTCCGCGGACGACGACGGGGGCGGCAGCGGCGCGCGTTTCACCGCGGTCAGTGCCGGGCTGCCCACGCAGGTGCTGGCCGAGGCCGAGCAGCTCCTTCGCTACGAGCCGCCCGCCGACGCCCCGCACCGGCCGACGCCCGACCAACTCCGTTCGCTGCCCGAGGCGTTCAGCTTCGGGGACCTGCCGGACGGCGGGCACCTGTTGTCCCGCGCGGTGGCGTTCGCCGGGCACGGCGCCCTCGGGTTCCACGCGCACGCGGTGCACCTGCCGGCCGGTGCGCGGCTGCCGGGCGGCGTTCTGCCGATCACCGCCTGGCGGTCGCCGAGCTGGGCCTCCACCCCGCCGGAGGGCGGCACCCCCGACCGGATATCCGCGCTGCCCGCCTCCGCCGCCTCCGGTCCCGAGGCGCTGAACGACTTCGCGGTCTCCCGGAGCCCCTGGCTGGCGGCGGTCTTCGCCGATCTGCGCCGGGTGTGCGAGGACCCGGCGGCGGGACGCCTGGTGCTGGTGGAGCGGCACAGCGCCGATGTGGCCAGGTGGATCGCCCTCGCCTCGGCGGTGCTCCCGCCGGACGACGCGCACCGGCTGACGTTCACGACGTACACCCGCCGTCCGGCGCGTTCCCCGTACCGGATCGTCGGTGTGCTCCCGCAGGACGCCCCGCCGGCGGACGGCCCCGACGCGCTGCGGGTGCACGACTGCACGGGCGCCCGGCCCGGGGAGCCGGTGGACGACGCCTGGGCCGAGACCTGCGCCCGGATCTGGCGGAACCGGTCCCCCGAGCTGTTCCGGGCGGCGGCCGAACTGCCCGGCGGGCCGTTCGCCGCCGGTCCGCTCGCCGTGACGGCGCTCTGCGCGGACGTTCCGCTCGGGCCCGGGGAGCGGGCCGCGGCGGCCGAGTGGGCCGCCGAGCGGCCGTACGCCCTGGACGAGGAGCACACGCACCGGCTCACCGACGCGCTGAGCGACCCGGACATCGACCGCACGCCCCGCGAACTCGCCGCCGTGGCACGCCTGTTGACCGCGCTCGACGGACGGGCCCCGGCCGCCGTGACGGGTTCCCTCGGTGCCCTGCTGGTGACGGAGGCGGTCTACGGGGGCGACGTCCTCGTGACTCCCCCGGGGCGCTCGGTCTTCGCCGGTCCGGGCGGGGAACGCGTCGCCGCGGCGCTGGTCGGGGCCGTCGGCGGCGATCTGCGCACCGAACTGGCCACCGGCGGGCCGGCGGCCGTCCCGGACGCCGCCCCCGGCCGGAGCGTGGGGCGCACCGTTCAGCTGCTGCGCATCGCGCGGCTGCTCGACGTGGACTGCGCGGACCTGCTACCCGCCGTCGTGGGCCGGATGGCCCGGTCCCTGCTGGAGGAGGGGGCGGGCGACTTCGGTCCGGTGCTGCTCGACCTCCTGGACGAGCAGTTCGACGTGCGGACGGCACTGCTCGGCGAGCTGGACCGGCTCGCCCCGTACGACCCGTCGGGGACGGAGCGGCTGCTGTCCGGGGTGGCGCTGCCGTTCACCGGGGCGCAGGCGCTGCCGCACCTGCGGATGTGCGCGGCGGCCCCGGACGCCAAGGCGGGCGGCGGTGACGACCGGGTGGGGGCGCTGCACGCGGTGCTGCGGGCCGGCGGGATGTCGCCCTTCACCGAGCCGCTGGTGCTGCGTACGGCGATGGGGCTGGTCTGGGGCGACGGCACGCCCACGGCGGGCGAGGCCCGGCAACTGCTGGCCGCGAGCACCTCCGACGCGCACCGGGCGGCCGGTACGTGGTCCGTGCTCGTCGCGGCGGCGCTCGGTGCGCCCGGTGACGACGTGGAGGCCGCCGAGCTGGCCCATGACCTGTTGCGCGGTTTCCCCGGGGAGATCGACGCTCGGGGGCGCGGCGCCCTGTTGCTCCTGGAGTTCGCGCGGGAGCTGCGGTCGGGCGCGGCGGAGCCGGACTGGGCACAACGGGCCCGGCGGCTGTGCGCGGCGGCCGAGCCGGTGGAGCCGGGCGTCCGCGAGCAGGCGCTGGGGGCGCTGGCGCAGCGGCTGCTGTCCCCGGACCGCCCGGAGGCGGAGCTGTACGCGTTCGTCCACAGCGACGACGCGGATCTCCTCGCGGCCTACGGCAGGGCCGCCCGGCAGGACGCGGTGCTCGCCCGGCTGCGTTCGGAGCCTGCCTACGTCGCCGACTGCTTCGCGGTCTGGAGCGCCCATCCGCACGCGGGCCCCGCCTGGGGCGAGGTCCGGACGGCGCTGCTGGAGGAGGTGCTGCGCCCGGTGGTCCGCGCGCTGCCCGCCGACGGGGCCGCGGCGGCCGAGGAGGCGGCCGGGCGCATCGGCAGCAGCCGTACGGCGGAGGCGTTCCGGGCGTGGAGCCGGCCGGGGGGTTTCGGCAGGCGGCTCGGCAGCCGGCTGACGGCCCGGGTGCGGCGTTCGTAG
- the murC gene encoding UDP-N-acetylmuramate--L-alanine ligase, which translates to MTPGIPAAMERPHFIGIGGAGMSGIAKILAQRGAKVAGSDAKESDTAEALRALGATVHIGHAAGNLADDASCVVVSSAIRPDNPELVRAAELSVPVVHRSDALASLMGGLRAIAVAGTHGKTTTTSMLAVALTELNLDPSYAIGGDLAGPGTNATHGEGEIFVAEADESDRSFQKYDPEVAIVLNVELDHHANYASMDEIHESFEAFTDKIVPGGTLVISADQAGAVELTARVRERAGANVVTYGEADSADVRVHRITPRGLTSEVTVLLGGKYLTFTVSVPGRHYALNAVAALAAGVALGIPAHNLASALGKYTGVKRRLQLKGEAAGVQVIDSYAHHPTEMTADLEAMRGAAADARILVVFQPHLFSRTQELGTEMGQALALADASVVLDIYPAREDPVPGVTSELIIDAARAAGADVTPLSDKTAVPGVIAGMAKPGDLVLTMGAGDVTDLGPQILDHLSS; encoded by the coding sequence ATGACACCCGGTATTCCTGCCGCCATGGAACGGCCGCACTTCATCGGCATCGGCGGCGCCGGAATGTCGGGCATCGCGAAGATCCTCGCCCAGCGCGGTGCCAAGGTCGCGGGCAGTGACGCCAAGGAGTCGGACACCGCCGAGGCGCTGCGGGCGCTGGGGGCGACCGTCCACATCGGGCACGCCGCCGGGAACCTGGCGGACGACGCCTCGTGCGTGGTCGTCTCCAGCGCCATCCGCCCCGACAACCCGGAGCTGGTGCGCGCCGCCGAACTGTCGGTCCCCGTGGTGCACCGCTCCGACGCCCTGGCCTCCCTCATGGGCGGCCTGCGCGCCATCGCGGTGGCCGGTACGCACGGCAAGACGACCACCACCTCGATGCTGGCCGTCGCCCTGACCGAGCTGAACCTCGACCCCTCGTACGCCATCGGCGGCGACCTCGCCGGTCCCGGCACCAACGCCACGCACGGCGAGGGCGAGATCTTCGTCGCCGAGGCGGACGAGAGCGACCGCAGCTTCCAGAAGTACGACCCCGAGGTCGCGATCGTCCTCAACGTCGAACTCGACCACCACGCGAACTACGCCTCGATGGACGAGATCCACGAGTCCTTCGAGGCCTTCACGGACAAGATCGTCCCCGGCGGCACGCTGGTGATCTCCGCCGACCAGGCGGGTGCCGTCGAGCTGACCGCCCGCGTGCGCGAGCGCGCGGGGGCGAACGTGGTCACCTACGGCGAGGCCGACTCCGCCGACGTGCGCGTCCACCGGATCACCCCGCGCGGCCTGACCAGCGAGGTCACGGTCCTCCTGGGCGGGAAGTACCTCACCTTCACCGTCTCCGTGCCCGGCCGGCACTACGCGCTCAACGCGGTCGCGGCCCTCGCCGCCGGCGTCGCCCTCGGCATCCCGGCCCACAACCTGGCCTCCGCCCTCGGCAAGTACACCGGGGTCAAGCGCCGCCTCCAGCTCAAGGGCGAGGCGGCGGGCGTCCAGGTCATCGACTCCTACGCGCACCACCCCACCGAGATGACCGCCGACCTGGAGGCGATGCGCGGAGCCGCGGCCGACGCCCGGATCCTGGTCGTCTTCCAGCCCCACCTCTTCTCCCGCACCCAGGAACTCGGCACCGAGATGGGGCAGGCCCTCGCGCTGGCCGACGCCTCCGTGGTCCTGGACATCTACCCGGCCCGCGAGGACCCGGTCCCCGGCGTCACCAGCGAGCTGATCATCGACGCCGCACGGGCCGCGGGCGCCGACGTCACCCCCCTCAGCGACAAGACGGCCGTCCCCGGCGTCATCGCGGGAATGGCGAAGCCCGGCGACCTCGTTCTCACCATGGGGGCGGGCGACGTCACGGACCTCGGCCCGCAGATCCTGGACCACCTGTCGAGCTGA
- the msrB gene encoding peptide-methionine (R)-S-oxide reductase MsrB has translation MSYDIEKPDEQWREELTPAEYAVLRQAGTEPAFVGEYTDTRTEGVYSCRACGAELFRSDTKFESHCGWPSFYDPKDTDAVELVQDRSHGMVRTEVRCARCGSHLGHVFEGEGYPTPTDQRYCINSISLRLTPTGD, from the coding sequence GTGTCGTACGACATCGAGAAGCCGGACGAGCAATGGCGCGAGGAGCTGACCCCGGCCGAGTACGCGGTCCTGCGCCAGGCCGGCACCGAGCCCGCCTTCGTCGGTGAATACACCGACACCAGGACCGAGGGCGTCTACTCCTGCCGCGCCTGTGGCGCCGAGCTGTTCCGCTCGGACACCAAGTTCGAGTCGCACTGCGGCTGGCCGTCCTTCTACGACCCGAAGGACACGGACGCGGTCGAGCTGGTCCAGGACCGCAGTCACGGCATGGTCCGCACCGAGGTCCGCTGCGCCCGCTGCGGATCGCACCTCGGTCACGTCTTCGAGGGTGAGGGCTACCCCACCCCGACGGACCAGCGGTACTGCATCAACTCGATCTCGCTGCGCCTGACGCCCACCGGGGACTGA
- a CDS encoding DUF397 domain-containing protein: protein MNTTTDLTWFKSSYSGGDGDSCVEVALSWHKSSYSSGSGDDCVEVATCPTTVHVRDSKVEQGPQLALSPTAWTGFVTYAVGTAHV, encoded by the coding sequence ATGAACACCACAACAGACCTGACCTGGTTCAAGAGCAGCTACAGCGGCGGCGACGGCGACTCCTGCGTCGAAGTCGCCCTCTCCTGGCACAAATCCAGCTACAGCAGTGGGTCCGGCGACGACTGCGTGGAGGTCGCCACCTGCCCCACCACCGTCCACGTCCGGGACTCCAAGGTCGAGCAGGGCCCGCAGCTCGCCCTCTCCCCCACCGCCTGGACCGGCTTCGTCACGTACGCGGTGGGCACCGCGCACGTCTGA